Proteins encoded in a region of the Kwoniella botswanensis chromosome 2, complete sequence genome:
- a CDS encoding glycogen debranching enzyme produces MVSLKPTSIQIPLTNGTTGTTGVKTPKTPQDEAIAFFSGESDGRPVQVWELALEDDGGPGEGKDYIRLPPPTRPYVLRFSIRPGTNVTRNGVLKSDFPMDGGEFKRGDWRERRLPTDLSKPVQIDLPISAPGAFCYYIEYDGPTPSSPRVTGRKGYFNVDPIISLPERTPFFTSESVQNPLKDTSAGVVLPKSTNVSLDGLIILSVLAKWMGKSNEWEKHFEEASRRGYNMLHWAPLQQRGYSGSPYSIKDQLSYDQAILVNKDVKDGGVAEIEKVVKMAKEKYGLGSVTDVVLNHMAYDSPWLEEHPEAGYSPHNTPHLAPAVELEDAILTLSSKLASLGLPTTLHSEGDLQQLIPAIRNAIDEVRLWEYYVFDVRSSVSEVGSSLLQNNPAPKPFEGNLSGNQSPSQLAEVLKHQSSELIDGYKAYSARYCSRVKPEIAAGFIQKAFPNESPENQVKKWGEVLDVLNVDLYAECNDDVDAAVEGIVGRLRFTRLEDGGPKLGEINQERPLVEKYFTRLPFNSTTSKHPKASLALANNGWMWGADPLKNFAEYPSKAYIRRQVIVWDDCVKLRYGTSREDNPWLWDHMIKYTESLASTFDGFRLDNCHSTPLELGVTVIDAGRRVNPNLYIMAELFTGSQEMDLKFVRELGINSLVREAYNGHDVKNFADLLWRFGLGKPVGSMDAACLSSSDQLSPPFGKGPSRPCIVTPLQGSVPHAVFYDLTHDNQSPFDKRTAEDALSTGALVTFSRAALGSNKGFDDLYPKLLDLVTDNRLYEVSDPTKENGIGKVKRVLNHLHIQMMEEGYTEGHVHEEGQYIMIHRVHPITHKGYMLIAHCAFKGFQGRGWIKPIKLSRTNISYLFGASVSTDFSQWKSDPKTHKGIPSKLEEIPQPNIVQGHDNDGLYSEISIPERFDPGSIMVFSTSMDEIYPDLDAKIQSGAYEAFSELDLVDLNTILHRADGEERDATGGDGVYTIPNYGTLVYCGLEGWMHPLREIMKNNDLGHPLCAHLRDGTWALDYVVNRLQKQIGDLPRLSKPLQWLTERFDLIKSTCPAFMRPKYFALVIYEAYKAARRAVVEQSSEFISSGHSFTHDLALCSVQMYGLVKSASINPAKPVASLAAGLPHFAAGWARCWGRDVFISLRGLFLTTGNFPAARDHILSFGSTLKHGLIPNLLDSTRNPRYNCRDGPWWFCQNIQDYTKMCPNGLALLNDKVKRRFPADDTWVEWDHPRAFEYESSVEDLVQEILQRHAEGIEFREYNAGPNLDMDMRDEGFNQKIWVDWDTGIIFGGNRYNCGTWMDKMGSSDKAGNKGLPATPRDGAPVEITGLLKSTLTWVDGLAKAGKWHSKGVQATIKGEKRLVTYKQWADLIQKSFEKCYYVPADPSEDANYDINPGMVNRRGIYKDVYGTPKDREWSDYQLRCNYTLPMIVAPELFTPEKAIGALQIADAVLRGPLGFKTLDPSDSQYRGDYDNSNDSHDQAVAKGWNYHQGPEWGFPTGWFLMAYLKFDRIAGEGKKDPTRTMHYISNNLQKHAHHIDHDPWRGLPELTNSNGAYCYDSCNTQAWSASTILDVLEEMHKIGKQ; encoded by the exons ATGGTATCACTCAAACCTACCTCGATTCAAATCCCATTGACAAACGGTACCACTGGTACCACTGGAGTGAAAACACCTAAAACACCTCAAGATGAAGCTATAGCATTCTTCAGTGGGGAAAGTGATGGAAGACCAGTACAGGTATGGGAGTTGgcgttggaagatgatggagggCCGGGAGAGGGTAAAGAT TACATCCGTCTACCTCCCCCGACCCGACCTTACGTCCTTCGCTTCTCGATCAGACCAGGTACCAATGTCACTCGAAATGGTGTATTGAAGTCTGATTTCCCCATGGACGGAGGGGAGTTCAAGAGAGGGGATtggagagagaggagattACCTACCGATCTGAGCAA ACCAGTCCAGATCGACCTCCCAATCTCAGCACCCGGTGCCTTTTGCTACTACATCGAATACGATGGCCCCACCCCTTCCTCACCTAGAGTAACAGGTCGAAAAGGTTATTTCAACGTCGATCCAATAATCTCTTTACCTGAAAGAACACCATTCTTCACTTCGGAATCCGTCCAAAATCCACTAAAAGATACAAGTGCGGGCGTGGTATTGCCTAAATCGACGAACGTTTCATTGGATGGTCTGATCATTTTGTCAGTATTGGCCAAATGGATGGGAAAGAGTAACGAGTGGGAAAAACATTTCGAAGAAGCTTCGAGAAGAGGTTATAACATGTTACATTGGGCGCCATTGCAACAACGTGGTTATTCAGGTTCACCCTATtcgatcaaagatcaattaTCTTACGACCAAGCTATATTGGTCAACAAAGATGTCAAAGATGGTGGTGTGGCCGAGATTGAAAAAGTCGTTAAGATGGCTAAAGAGAAATACGGACTTGGAAGTGTCACTGATGTGGTATTGAATCATATGGCTTATGATAGTCCATGGTTGGAGGAGCATCCTGAAGCTG GTTACTCACCTCACAACACCCCTCATCTCGCCCCAGCTGTCGAATTGGAAGATGCCATTCTCACCTTATCTTCCAAACTCGCTTCTTTGGGACTACCTACCACCCTCCACTCAGAAGGTGACCTCCAGCAATTGATCCCCGCAATCCGAAATGCTATCGATGAAGTTCGATTATGGGAGTACTACGTATTCGACGTTCGAAGCTCTGTGTCTGAAGTAGGATCGTCTCTGCTTCAAAATAACCCTGCTCCTAAACCATTCGAAGGTAACCTGTCAGGTAATCAATCACCCTCGCAATTAGCCGAAGTACTCAAACACCAATCGTCAGAATTGATCGATGGGTACAAGGCTTACTCCGCGAGATATTGCTCGAGGGTCAAACCTGAGATCGCTGCTGGTTTCATCCAGAAAGCGTTCCCCAATGAATCACCCGAGAATCAAGTCAAGAAGTGGGGAGAGGTATTGGACGTTTTGAATGTCGATTTGTATGCTGAGTGCaatgatgatgtcgatgcgGCTGTTGAAGGAATAGTAGGAAGGTTGAGATTTACgagattggaagatggtggaccTAAGTTGGGTGAGATCAATCAGGA GCGACCACTTGTCGAGAAGTACTTCACCCGTCTCCCATTCAACTCCACCACATCTAAACACCCCAAAGCCTCTCTCGCATTAGCCAACAACGGATGGATGTGGGGTGCAGACCCGCTCAAAAACTTTGCCGAGTATCCCTCAAAAGCATACATCCGAAGACAGGTGATTGTATGGGACGATTGCGTCAAACTTCGATATGGTACCAGTCGAGAGGATAACCCATGGTTATGGGACCACATGATCAAATATACCGAATCACTCGCTTCGACTTTTGATGGATTCAGATTAGATAACTGTCATTCCACGCCTTTAGAATTGGGTGTGACTGTTATTGATGCTGGACGAAGAGTCAATCCTAATTTGTATATCATGGCGGAACTTTTCACGGGAAGTCAAGAGATGGATTTGAAGTTTGTTAGAGAACTTGGTATTAACAGTTTGGTCAGAGAGGCTTATAATGGTCATGATGTCAAGAACTTTGCTGATCT ACTATGGAGATTTGGTCTTGGCAAACCCGTTG GCTCAATGGACGCAGCATgtctctcatcatccgaccAACTCTCCCCACCATTCGGTAAAGGCCCCAGTCGACCATGCATCGTTACTCCCTTACAAGGTTCAGTACCTCATGCGGTCTTCTACGACTTGACTCACGATAATCAATCCCCATTCGATAAACGTACTGCTGAAGATGCTTTATCCACCGGTGCACTTGTGACTTTCTCCAGAGCGGCTCTGGGATCGAATAAAGGTTTCGATGACTTGTACCCCAAATTACTGGACTTGGTTACCGATAACAGATTGTATGAGGTGTCTGATCCTACCAAGGAGAATGGTATTGGAAAGGTCAAGAGGGTTCTGAACCACTTACATATCCAGATGATGGAAGAGGGATACACCGAGGGACACGTACACGAGGAAGGACAG TACATCATGATCCATCGAGTGCACCCCATCACCCACAAGGGGTACATGCTCATTGCTCATTGCGCATTCAAAGGGTTccaaggaagaggatgga TCAAACCTATCAAACTCTCTCGAACCAACATTTCATACCTTTTCGGCGCATCCGTCTCTACCGATTTCTCTCAATGGAAATCTGACCCCAAGACCCACAAAGGTATTCCATCGAAGCTCGAAGAGATCCCTCAACCTAACATCGTTCAAGGACACGATAACGATGGACTTTACAGTGAGATCAGCATTCCTGAAAGATTTGATCCAGGTAGTATCATGGTATTCTCCACTTCTATGGAT GAGATCTACCCGGATCTCGATGCCAAGATCCAATCGGGAGCGTACGAAGCTTTCTCTGAACTTGACCTTGTCGACTTGAACACCATCCTCCACCGAGCGGACggtgaagaaagagatgccactggtggtgatggtgtGTACACCATACCCAATTATGGTACGCTTGTATACTGTGGtttggaaggatggatgCACCCCTTGAGAGAGATTATGAAGAATAACGATTTGGGTCATCCCCTCTGTGCGCATTTGAGGGACGGTACATGGGCGTTGGACTATGTCGTGAACCGATTACAGAA ACAAATTGGCGATCTACCCAGACTTTCCAAACCTTTACAATGGTTGACTGAGCGATTCGACCTGATCAAATCGACCTGTCCAGCATTCATGCGACCTAAATATTTCGCTTTGGTGATATACGAAGCGTACAAAGCTGCCAGACGAGCCGTTGTGGAACAATCATCCGAATTTATCTCCTCTGGACATTCGTTCACCCACGATCTGGCACTTTGTTCGGTACAGATGTACGGCTTGGTGAAATCAGCTAGTATCAATCCTGCTAAACCTGTTGCATCACTTGCTGCCGGTTTACCGCACTTCGCTGCTGGATGGGCTAGATGTTGGGGTAGAGATGTC TTCATCTCCCTCAGAGGTCTGTTCCTGACCACTGGAAATTTCCCTGCTGCCCGAGACCACATTCTGTCATTCGGTAGTACCCTCAAACACGGATTGATCCCCAACTTACTTGATTCTACGAGAAACCCTAGGTATAATTGTCGAGATGGACCAT GGTGGTTCTGCCAAAATATTCAGGATTACACTAAGATGTGTCCCAACGGTCTTGCACTCCTTAACGATAAGGTTAAAAGACGTTTCCCGGCCGATGATACTTGGGTAGAATGGGATCATCCACGAGCATTCGAATATGAGAGTTCGGTGGAGGATTTGGTACAGGAGATTCTACAGAGACATGCTGAAGGAATTGAGTTCAGGGAGTATAAT GCCGGTCCCAATCTCGATATGGACATGAGGGATGAAGGGTTCAACCAGAAGATCTGGGTAGATTGGGATACTGGTATAATCTTTGGTGGTAACCGATACAACTGCGG TACCTGGATGGACAAGATGGGTTCATCTGATAAAGCTGGGAACAAAGGATTACCTGCCACTCCAAGAGATGGCGCGCCAGTGGAAATCACCGGCTTACTAAAGAGTACCTTGACttgggttgatggattggCTAAAGCTGGAAAATGGCATTCTAAAGGTGTTCAAGCTACAA TCAAAGGAGAAAAACGATTGGTCACTTACAAACAATGGGCGGATCTTATACAGAAATCATTCGAGAAATGCTATTACGTCCCAGCCGACCCATCTGAAGATGCCAATTACGATATCAACCCCGGTATGGTGAATCGAAGAGGTATCTACAAGGATGTATATGGCACGCCAAAAGATAGAGAATGGAGTGATTATCAA CTCCGATGTAATTACACTCTACCTATGATCGTCGCACCGGAACTTTTCACACCTGAAAAAGCCATTGGGGCCCTCCAGATCGCCGATGCGGTGCTGAGAGGTCCATTAGGATTCAAGACTCTCGATCCGTCAGATTCTCAGTACAGGGGTGATTATGATAACTCGAATGATAGTCATGATCAAGCGGTTGCTAAAGGATGGAAC TACCACCAAGGTCCAGAATGGGGTTTCCCAACTGGATGGTTCTTGATGGCTTATCTCAAGTTTGATAGAATAGCTGGTGAAGGTAAAAAA GACCCAACCCGAACAATGCATTATATCTCTAATAATCTCCAGAAACACGCTCATCATATTGATCATGATCCTTGGAGAGGTCTTCCAGAATTGACCAACAGTA ACGGTGCGTACTGTTACGATTCATGTAACACTCAGGCTTGGAGTGCTAGTACAATTCTGGATGTATTGGAGGAAATGCACAAAATTGGTAAACAATAG
- a CDS encoding 60S ribosomal protein L44: MENILERERRSGIKSYTDHYHVVDCKGKTCKKHTPHKVTQYKKGKDSLAAQGKRRYDRKQSGYGGQTKPVFHKKAKTTKKVVLRLECTACKTKHQLSLKRCKHFELGGDKKQRGAAISF, encoded by the exons ATGGAGAATATCCtagagagagagagacgATCTGGTATAAAG TCCTATACTGATCACTACCATGTTGTAGACTGCAAGGGTAAAACCTGCAAGAAGCACACCCCTCACAAGGTGACCCAATACAAGAAGGGTAAAGATTCTCTTGCTGCCCAAGGAAAGCGACGATACGACC GAAAACAATCCGGTTACGGTGGTCAAACCAAGCCCGTTTTCCACAAGAAAGCCAAGACT ACCAAGAAAGTCGTACTCCGACTCGAATGTACCGCCTGTAAGACCAAGCACCAACTTTCTCTCAAGCGATGCAAGCACTTCGAGCTCGGTGGTGACAAGAAACAAAGAGGTGCCGCCATCTCTTTCTaa
- a CDS encoding 40S ribosomal protein S18: MSFAPLEAHQQFQHILRLLNTNVAGQGKIMYALTEIKGVGRRYANLVCKKADVDLNKRAGELNSDELERIVTIMQNPAQFKIPNWFLNRQRDIVDGKNSHVLSNVIDQRLREDLERLKKIRSHRGLRHHWGLRVRGQHTKTTGRRVGKTVVGKKK; encoded by the exons ATGTCGTTCGCTCCCCTCGAGGCTCATCAACAATTCCAA CACATTCTCCGTCTCTTGAACACCAACGTCGCTGGTCAAGGTAAGATCATGTACGCTCTTACCGAGATCAAGGGTGTTGGTCGACGATACGCCAACTTGGTCTGCAAGAAGGCCGATGTTGATCTTAACAAGCG AGCCGGTGAATTGAACTCCGATGAACTCGAACGAATCGTCACCATCATGCAAAACCCCGCTCAATTCAAGATCCCCAACTGGTTCTTGAACAGACAAAGAGATATCGTCGACGGTAAGAACTCCCACGTTCTCTCCAACGTCATCGACCAAAGACTCAGAGAGGATCTCGAAcgattgaagaagatcagatccCACAGAGGTCTCAGACACCACTGGGGTCTCAGAGTTAGAGGTCAACACACCAAGACCAC CGGTCGACGAGTCGGTAAGACCGTTGTCGGTAAGAAGAAGTAA